Proteins from a single region of Paenibacillus sp. BIHB 4019:
- a CDS encoding type 1 glutamine amidotransferase, with protein sequence MRIRCFQHVAFENPGGIAYWADKHGHELEITRLFAGDELPAHESWDWLVLLGGPMSVHDEAEYPWMQAEKRYIAEAIPSGKPVIGICLGSQFIAEALGAKVYVNEQKEIGWFPLKWLHSHGAYPQDDLFKAFPEAPTVFHWHGETYDLPEGARRLASSAACLNQAFVYGEAVFGFQFHLEMMENNIKLIAENCGHELVDAPYIQMADRLLNASAEREQALVLLESFLNGLETEKSR encoded by the coding sequence ATGCGTATTCGATGTTTCCAGCACGTCGCTTTTGAAAATCCGGGCGGTATCGCTTATTGGGCCGATAAACACGGGCATGAGCTTGAGATTACCCGGTTGTTTGCTGGAGATGAGCTGCCTGCTCATGAAAGCTGGGATTGGCTCGTCCTATTGGGCGGCCCGATGAGCGTTCATGATGAAGCGGAATATCCATGGATGCAGGCGGAGAAGCGGTACATCGCAGAGGCTATTCCTAGCGGGAAACCGGTCATTGGCATTTGCCTGGGCTCGCAGTTCATTGCAGAGGCGCTGGGGGCGAAGGTATATGTGAATGAACAGAAGGAAATTGGCTGGTTCCCGCTTAAATGGCTGCATAGTCATGGTGCATATCCGCAGGACGATTTATTTAAAGCTTTTCCGGAAGCGCCGACTGTCTTTCATTGGCACGGTGAAACGTACGATTTGCCGGAAGGGGCAAGGCGGCTTGCCTCAAGCGCTGCCTGTCTGAATCAAGCATTCGTATATGGGGAGGCCGTGTTCGGCTTTCAATTCCACCTCGAAATGATGGAAAACAATATTAAGCTGATTGCCGAAAATTGCGGGCATGAGCTGGTTGATGCACCTTATATTCAGATGGCGGACAGGCTGTTGAACGCTTCTGCCGAGAGGGAGCAGGCATTAGTGCTGCTGGAAAGCTTCTTGAATGGATTGGAAACCGAAAAATCCCGATGA
- a CDS encoding methyl-accepting chemotaxis protein, producing the protein MPLKNSRFIRNLLILGSIRQTAGRIVLSTLLIIVVCVSVLSYTFYVPTSREVQTQAEKQMELYSSLLAKEIDANLVEKQAIMQVIAEQGSNVEAERQQQLDFLVQAHNQHPEFESIFFSLDLIGANAVNIKNTDVDLSDRPYIKLAKEGKPFISEPVISKTMGTMVVIVGAPLIKDGKAYGFYGASYSISQAVESVSKAQFGETGKAYMTLADGTFLSYTDESFVLNKKLSDLGIAALDQALANATQGLTDPIHYKENGVNKIGFMSVTGLGWVITMFADESEILKPVDTLLSLIMLVGSGIIILALIMTVLIALRIVYPIRQLTHGIDVLAQGDLTYRIPVKGKTDISKALHSFNTAGDQMQLLMKDVNGLSEQLTDSAKQLAEGADQGARAAQSISEAILVVAESSERQTSSLQDGSQAADSIAVQIDGIASYSTNAADIASEASNLSDDGAASMDQLNGKMVAMEQGIGELAQTIHALSGLSGKIGDVVSSISQIARQTNILSLNAAIEASRSGEAGRGFAVVADEIRKLAGQSMESAEQIAGFIGSIRLEIDRTLQASEQTVTQAAEGRHTGEEARELFARIRSSIQEVAASIQGVSTASGEMVSGTTTLVESIRLISDSASETAAESQNVSAAAEEQMASMEEVASSSAELANMAEKLRIQINKFKL; encoded by the coding sequence ATGCCATTAAAGAACTCGCGTTTTATTCGTAATTTGCTCATTCTTGGTTCGATTCGTCAGACAGCAGGCAGAATTGTATTGTCCACCCTGCTTATTATCGTCGTTTGTGTCTCTGTGCTCTCCTACACCTTCTACGTTCCAACCTCCAGAGAAGTCCAAACCCAAGCCGAAAAACAAATGGAGCTCTACTCAAGCCTTCTAGCTAAAGAAATTGATGCCAATTTAGTTGAAAAGCAAGCGATTATGCAGGTCATTGCCGAGCAGGGCTCCAATGTGGAAGCCGAACGGCAGCAGCAGCTTGATTTTCTCGTCCAAGCCCATAATCAGCATCCCGAATTTGAATCGATTTTTTTCTCGCTTGATTTAATCGGCGCCAACGCCGTTAATATTAAAAATACGGACGTCGATCTATCCGATCGGCCTTACATCAAGCTTGCCAAAGAAGGAAAACCGTTCATTTCTGAGCCGGTTATTTCCAAAACGATGGGCACGATGGTTGTTATTGTCGGCGCTCCACTAATCAAAGACGGCAAAGCTTATGGCTTTTACGGAGCGTCCTACTCAATTAGCCAAGCGGTGGAAAGCGTCAGCAAAGCCCAATTCGGCGAGACTGGAAAAGCTTATATGACGTTAGCTGACGGAACATTCCTTTCGTATACGGATGAATCGTTTGTGTTAAATAAAAAACTATCCGATCTCGGTATCGCTGCACTTGATCAAGCGCTCGCTAATGCGACCCAAGGCCTTACCGACCCGATTCATTATAAGGAAAATGGCGTTAATAAAATTGGTTTTATGAGTGTGACCGGCCTGGGCTGGGTCATTACGATGTTCGCGGACGAAAGTGAAATTTTAAAGCCTGTCGATACTTTATTAAGCTTGATTATGTTGGTCGGTTCAGGCATTATCATTCTTGCCCTGATTATGACGGTTCTTATTGCTCTGCGGATTGTGTATCCGATTCGCCAGTTGACACATGGCATTGATGTTTTGGCCCAAGGCGATTTAACGTATCGCATTCCGGTGAAAGGCAAAACCGATATTAGCAAGGCGCTGCATTCCTTTAATACCGCTGGCGATCAAATGCAGCTGTTGATGAAGGACGTTAATGGCTTATCCGAGCAGTTGACGGATTCTGCGAAGCAGCTTGCTGAAGGGGCGGATCAAGGCGCACGTGCGGCGCAAAGCATTTCCGAAGCGATTCTCGTCGTAGCCGAAAGCTCGGAGCGCCAAACGTCCAGTCTGCAGGATGGAAGCCAAGCAGCCGACAGCATCGCTGTGCAAATTGATGGTATCGCTTCTTATAGTACAAATGCGGCTGACATCGCTTCTGAAGCCTCCAACCTCTCTGATGACGGAGCAGCTTCCATGGATCAGCTTAATGGAAAAATGGTCGCGATGGAGCAGGGCATCGGCGAGCTTGCCCAAACGATTCATGCGCTCAGCGGCTTGTCCGGCAAAATCGGCGATGTCGTAAGCAGCATCAGCCAAATCGCCCGCCAAACGAATATTTTGTCGTTGAATGCAGCCATTGAGGCTTCACGCTCGGGAGAAGCAGGACGCGGCTTTGCCGTTGTAGCGGATGAAATTCGCAAGCTTGCCGGCCAGTCAATGGAATCAGCTGAGCAAATTGCTGGCTTTATCGGAAGTATCCGCCTCGAAATTGATCGGACGCTGCAAGCCTCTGAACAGACCGTCACCCAAGCGGCTGAAGGCAGACATACGGGTGAAGAAGCCCGTGAGCTGTTCGCCCGCATTCGCTCTTCCATTCAGGAGGTAGCCGCGAGCATTCAAGGCGTATCAACAGCATCCGGCGAGATGGTGTCCGGTACAACTACGTTGGTGGAATCCATTCGCCTCATCTCCGACTCGGCCAGTGAAACGGCGGCCGAATCCCAAAATGTTTCCGCTGCGGCAGAGGAGCAAATGGCTTCAATGGAGGAAGTAGCGTCGTCTTCCGCAGAGCTTGCTAATATGGCAGAGAAGCTGCGTATTCAAATTAATAAATTCAAGCTGTAG
- a CDS encoding HAD family hydrolase codes for MQFVFDLDGTICFKGKPISERLLCALEGLIEAGHEVVFASARPIRDMLPVVDQRFHQLLFIGGNGSLISQAGKRLPGEAFTAEQISKILELITAYQGTYLIDSEWDYAYTGASDHPILNNVDPLKLAKKVPVESLNTIVKILILSSVNMERLFAELAALELVVHQYSRENVLDLSPQNIHKWSALQKAGLQAKQFIAFGNDANDISMFQAALYSVRIGDHAELGPYATASIAVEGDYEGAIIEKIEQLSKAYAL; via the coding sequence ATGCAATTTGTATTTGATTTGGATGGAACCATTTGTTTTAAAGGAAAACCGATATCGGAACGTTTGCTTTGCGCGTTGGAGGGTTTAATCGAGGCAGGACATGAGGTTGTGTTTGCTTCAGCCCGCCCCATAAGGGACATGCTTCCCGTGGTGGACCAGAGATTTCATCAACTTTTATTCATTGGCGGCAATGGCTCGCTAATTTCTCAAGCGGGAAAGCGGCTGCCTGGAGAAGCATTTACCGCTGAACAAATAAGTAAAATATTGGAATTAATTACAGCATATCAGGGTACATACTTAATCGATAGCGAGTGGGATTATGCTTATACAGGAGCAAGCGACCATCCTATTTTGAACAACGTAGATCCTTTAAAGCTGGCTAAAAAGGTGCCCGTCGAGTCGCTTAACACAATCGTAAAAATCCTCATCCTGTCTTCGGTGAATATGGAGCGCTTGTTTGCAGAATTAGCCGCACTTGAACTAGTGGTCCACCAGTATAGCCGGGAAAATGTGCTTGATCTGAGCCCGCAAAACATCCATAAATGGAGCGCCCTGCAAAAAGCGGGACTGCAAGCGAAACAGTTCATCGCCTTTGGCAACGATGCCAATGACATCAGCATGTTTCAGGCGGCGCTTTATTCGGTAAGAATCGGCGATCATGCGGAGCTGGGACCATATGCGACGGCAAGCATCGCAGTGGAAGGGGATTACGAAGGCGCGATTATTGAAAAAATAGAGCAGCTGTCCAAGGCGTACGCCTTGTGA
- the msrA gene encoding peptide-methionine (S)-S-oxide reductase MsrA, producing MQKATFAGGCFWCMVSPFEEQPGIHGILSGYMGGELENPTYEQVLTGETGHLEVVQITYDDDIFPYEKLLELYWPQIDPTDAVGQGNDQKSQYRAAILYHTEEQRELALQSREALAGSGRFDKPVVTAIEEASVFYPAEEYHQNYHRKNPEFYKESRIYSGREAIIEKYWK from the coding sequence ATACAAAAAGCAACGTTTGCCGGAGGCTGTTTCTGGTGCATGGTCAGTCCGTTTGAAGAGCAGCCCGGCATTCACGGCATTTTGTCCGGTTATATGGGCGGAGAGCTGGAGAACCCTACGTATGAGCAAGTATTGACAGGAGAGACCGGGCATTTGGAGGTTGTACAAATAACGTATGACGATGACATTTTCCCATATGAAAAACTGCTGGAGCTTTATTGGCCGCAAATTGATCCAACCGATGCAGTCGGACAAGGCAATGACCAGAAAAGCCAATACCGGGCGGCAATCCTCTATCATACGGAGGAGCAGCGCGAGCTTGCCTTGCAGTCCAGAGAAGCTCTCGCGGGCAGCGGCCGCTTTGACAAGCCTGTCGTAACAGCGATCGAAGAAGCTTCCGTCTTCTATCCGGCGGAGGAATACCATCAAAATTATCATCGCAAAAACCCGGAATTTTATAAGGAATCGCGTATTTATTCCGGCCGCGAAGCGATTATCGAGAAGTATTGGAAATAA
- a CDS encoding MFS transporter, translating into MTIWGHRNFLILFFTSGIIAFGNKIYELALPLILYDLTQSAVAMSTMKGIEFLPNLLLAVFIGVLVDRVHKKNWSLASILLQMLVLLGLYATLAYGAPSLYVLYIGGFLLMTFGYAFSNARVAIVKQAIPTELLTSANVSLNFVTTLIGIIGPVLTGLMLMLPRLHDGLFVTAVAFGFAFILLLFLQSNEQPRAQRQSSFWKELLEGWRELRRNRLLWLISLTVIFLNCASGMVDTTVIFYAKDALLLSNFELGLVWSAAGIGGLLGSFIISWLRRRLKVGTLITLTTLCLALTYFMMYLSHSAAMLGVSLFLNGWFETISVVCIWTFRQETTPQHLIGRISGITGSLFKLGMPFAVAAAGWISAFTAPSIVFLVAMLINLILFVCCRFSPLWEKQRSLI; encoded by the coding sequence ATGACAATATGGGGCCATCGGAACTTTCTTATTCTTTTCTTTACTAGCGGCATCATAGCCTTCGGCAATAAAATCTATGAACTGGCGCTGCCGCTCATCTTATATGATTTGACGCAGTCGGCTGTCGCCATGTCGACGATGAAGGGCATCGAGTTTTTGCCGAATTTATTGCTGGCCGTGTTCATTGGCGTATTAGTAGATCGGGTGCATAAAAAGAACTGGTCGCTCGCTTCGATTTTGCTGCAAATGCTCGTTCTGCTCGGCCTGTACGCCACACTTGCCTATGGCGCCCCTTCGCTGTATGTCCTCTACATAGGCGGATTTCTGCTGATGACCTTCGGTTATGCCTTCTCCAATGCGCGGGTAGCGATCGTCAAGCAGGCGATTCCTACCGAGCTGCTCACCTCGGCCAACGTATCGCTCAATTTCGTTACGACGCTGATCGGCATTATTGGGCCCGTATTGACAGGGCTTATGCTCATGCTGCCGCGGCTTCATGACGGCTTGTTCGTGACGGCGGTGGCGTTCGGCTTTGCATTCATTTTGCTATTATTTCTGCAATCGAATGAGCAGCCGCGGGCGCAGCGGCAATCAAGCTTTTGGAAGGAGCTGCTGGAGGGCTGGCGCGAGCTGCGCCGCAACCGCTTATTGTGGCTGATTTCGTTAACGGTCATTTTCCTCAATTGCGCCTCCGGCATGGTCGATACAACGGTTATTTTTTATGCCAAGGACGCATTGCTGCTGAGCAATTTCGAGCTGGGGCTCGTATGGTCGGCAGCTGGGATTGGCGGCCTGCTAGGCAGCTTCATCATCAGCTGGCTGCGCCGCAGACTTAAGGTGGGAACGTTAATTACGTTAACGACACTTTGTCTAGCCCTCACTTATTTCATGATGTATCTTTCCCATTCTGCTGCTATGCTAGGCGTGTCGCTATTTCTGAATGGCTGGTTCGAAACGATCAGCGTCGTCTGCATTTGGACGTTCCGCCAGGAAACGACGCCGCAGCATTTGATCGGGAGAATTAGCGGCATTACCGGCTCGCTGTTCAAGCTTGGCATGCCCTTCGCCGTCGCGGCGGCTGGCTGGATTTCCGCGTTCACCGCGCCATCCATCGTCTTTCTTGTGGCAATGCTCATCAACTTGATTTTGTTCGTCTGCTGCCGCTTTAGCCCGCTATGGGAAAAGCAGCGAAGCTTGATTTAA
- a CDS encoding ABC transporter substrate-binding protein — protein sequence MDVHDYYGQLRKHYIDMPKRQRFAVSMEELSELLACTRRNTQMLLHKMTELGLVEWTPGRGRGNLSQLAFLKSYRELAFAKAQELVEKEKINEAWKLMEPFEDQAIKAEFMAWLTRQFGLQQDTEEKDVLRFPFYRPVLRLDPAYVFRRTESHWVEQIFNTLVKFSRGTFQPQLAHYWESNEEHTQWSFFLRKGVRFHHGKRLTARDVAFTFQRLMASSPSEWLTSMIEAITITGTYSLAITLKEPNALFMHSLCTERFSIVPEHTGELGGADGFAKMPIGTGPFRMLRNDESMLIVEANELYFEGCPHLDRIEMWVWPNYESSEGWSVPDQQSQLAYFEAQLKQQADGKKEQLEQVEQLEQGSTYLAFNLARQGVLQSLKLRQAIHYGLNRQQMITDLGGIREQASTGFLEEGIAADDGSSYDFSYAVQLVSESGYAGETLKLYTYEMPSNEQSAEWTRKACEKLGIRIEIGVFPIEELVACAEHRKEADIILGGEVLGEQPDMTLIELYKSDTSFVASGLCLEDRAFVDEHISLCLREQQQEARLDILMRIQERLKQQFSLLFLHHSRQLVGHHQSLQGIALNAWGNINYKDVWVRRTT from the coding sequence ATGGACGTACACGACTATTACGGCCAGTTAAGAAAGCATTATATAGACATGCCGAAGCGGCAGCGATTTGCTGTATCGATGGAGGAGCTGAGCGAGCTGCTTGCCTGCACACGCCGCAACACTCAAATGCTTCTACACAAAATGACGGAGCTTGGGCTTGTGGAATGGACGCCAGGGCGCGGACGGGGAAATTTATCGCAGCTGGCATTTCTGAAATCCTATAGAGAGCTGGCGTTCGCCAAAGCGCAGGAGCTGGTTGAAAAGGAGAAAATCAATGAGGCATGGAAGCTCATGGAGCCCTTTGAGGATCAAGCGATAAAAGCCGAGTTCATGGCATGGCTGACCCGGCAGTTTGGCTTGCAGCAGGATACGGAGGAGAAGGATGTGCTGCGCTTCCCGTTCTATCGTCCTGTCTTAAGGCTGGACCCTGCCTATGTGTTCCGGCGTACGGAGTCGCATTGGGTTGAACAGATTTTTAATACGCTGGTCAAGTTTTCGCGGGGGACGTTTCAACCGCAGCTGGCCCACTATTGGGAAAGCAACGAGGAGCACACGCAGTGGTCTTTTTTTCTGCGCAAGGGCGTGCGTTTCCATCATGGAAAGCGGCTGACCGCGCGTGATGTTGCTTTTACCTTTCAGCGGCTGATGGCAAGCTCTCCTTCGGAGTGGCTGACCTCAATGATTGAAGCCATCACAATAACCGGAACGTACAGCCTTGCCATCACGCTGAAGGAGCCGAATGCTTTGTTTATGCACAGCTTGTGCACGGAGCGCTTCAGCATTGTGCCGGAGCATACGGGCGAGCTGGGAGGGGCGGACGGTTTTGCCAAAATGCCGATCGGGACAGGGCCCTTCCGCATGCTCCGAAATGATGAATCGATGCTCATTGTGGAGGCGAATGAGCTGTATTTCGAAGGCTGCCCCCATCTGGATCGCATTGAAATGTGGGTATGGCCAAACTATGAGTCGAGCGAAGGGTGGTCTGTTCCAGATCAGCAGTCGCAGCTGGCCTATTTTGAAGCACAGCTAAAGCAGCAGGCGGATGGGAAGAAGGAGCAGTTGGAGCAAGTGGAGCAGCTGGAGCAGGGCAGCACCTATTTGGCCTTTAATCTAGCTAGACAAGGAGTGCTGCAGTCGCTGAAGCTGCGCCAAGCGATTCATTACGGCTTGAACCGCCAGCAGATGATTACCGATCTGGGCGGCATTCGCGAGCAGGCGTCAACGGGCTTCTTGGAAGAGGGGATAGCTGCTGACGATGGCTCCAGCTATGATTTCTCCTATGCGGTGCAGCTGGTAAGCGAATCGGGTTACGCAGGCGAAACGCTCAAACTGTACACGTATGAGATGCCCAGCAATGAGCAAAGTGCGGAATGGACCCGAAAGGCATGCGAGAAGCTGGGTATTCGAATCGAAATTGGGGTGTTCCCAATTGAGGAGCTGGTGGCATGCGCTGAGCATCGGAAGGAAGCCGATATTATTTTAGGCGGAGAGGTGCTGGGGGAGCAGCCGGATATGACGCTAATCGAGCTGTATAAATCGGATACGAGCTTCGTGGCTAGCGGTCTTTGCCTTGAAGACCGCGCTTTTGTCGATGAGCATATTTCATTATGTTTGCGGGAGCAGCAGCAGGAGGCCCGATTGGACATTTTAATGCGTATTCAAGAGCGGCTCAAGCAGCAGTTCAGCCTGTTGTTTCTGCATCATAGCCGGCAGCTGGTTGGGCATCACCAGTCTTTGCAGGGCATTGCCTTGAATGCCTGGGGCAACATCAATTATAAGGATGTCTGGGTTCGGAGAACGACATGA
- a CDS encoding TetR/AcrR family transcriptional regulator, producing MSENNPKTDRRTLRSRRAMREALLTLMANKPFQAISITEIVECAGYNRGTFYANYDSKEALLDEITNELLDKLLQSFRAPYEHVEVFNVSELPAHAVTIFRHIYEHSGVYTILMKNDVLPNMKEKMLHVLKQISMAELLNPTDDIDPELLATYSMSSVLGLVWHWIETGFKHPPEYMQEQLVKIVNMNPHDANMARPGKQP from the coding sequence ATGTCTGAAAACAATCCAAAAACCGACCGCCGAACTTTGCGCAGCAGACGTGCCATGCGGGAAGCGCTGCTCACTCTAATGGCGAATAAGCCATTCCAAGCGATCTCCATTACGGAGATTGTAGAATGCGCTGGCTACAACCGGGGAACCTTTTATGCCAATTATGATAGCAAAGAAGCGCTGCTGGATGAGATTACGAATGAGCTGCTCGATAAGCTGCTGCAATCGTTTCGGGCACCCTACGAGCATGTCGAGGTCTTTAACGTTAGCGAGCTTCCTGCCCATGCCGTCACGATTTTCAGACATATTTACGAGCATTCGGGCGTCTACACGATTCTAATGAAAAATGATGTGCTGCCCAATATGAAGGAAAAAATGCTTCATGTCCTTAAGCAAATTTCGATGGCGGAGCTTTTGAATCCTACGGATGATATTGATCCGGAGCTGCTAGCCACCTATAGCATGAGTTCTGTGCTTGGCCTCGTATGGCACTGGATTGAAACCGGCTTTAAGCATCCGCCTGAATATATGCAGGAACAGCTCGTTAAGATCGTTAATATGAATCCCCATGATGCAAATATGGCGCGTCCAGGAAAGCAGCCCTAA
- a CDS encoding SDR family oxidoreductase, translating into MRLTGKVAVVTGAASGMGKAIAELFAAEGAKVVVSDLRADAAQTVVSAIEASGGQAIAIAANVAKEEDVQQLIDTTVATYGTVDILVNNAGIMDNFVPAGDLTDELWERVFAINTTGPMRTIRKVLPLFTEKKSGVIVNVASAGGLQGSRAGAAYTASKHAVVGLTKNIGFQYADLGIRCNAIAPGGVKTNIAASMTEPNAFGASRAMAGMGLNPRTGEPEEIAKVALFLASDDASFVNGTVVTADAGWLAY; encoded by the coding sequence GTGAGACTAACAGGAAAAGTAGCTGTCGTAACTGGCGCAGCTTCAGGCATGGGGAAAGCGATAGCCGAGCTGTTCGCAGCAGAGGGGGCTAAAGTCGTCGTTTCCGATCTTCGCGCAGATGCTGCTCAAACGGTTGTTTCCGCTATTGAAGCAAGCGGCGGACAGGCGATTGCAATCGCTGCCAATGTAGCGAAGGAAGAGGATGTTCAGCAATTAATCGATACGACTGTAGCGACTTACGGCACAGTGGATATTTTAGTTAATAATGCGGGAATTATGGACAACTTTGTTCCAGCAGGGGACTTAACGGATGAGCTATGGGAGCGGGTATTCGCTATTAATACAACGGGACCGATGCGTACGATCCGGAAAGTGCTTCCTCTTTTTACCGAGAAAAAGAGCGGGGTTATCGTCAACGTCGCTTCTGCTGGAGGTTTGCAAGGCTCTAGAGCGGGCGCAGCTTACACAGCTTCCAAGCATGCAGTCGTGGGCCTCACGAAAAATATTGGTTTCCAATATGCCGACCTCGGCATTCGCTGCAATGCGATTGCACCTGGCGGTGTGAAAACGAACATTGCGGCGTCGATGACTGAGCCTAACGCTTTCGGAGCTTCGCGTGCGATGGCAGGCATGGGCCTCAACCCGCGTACGGGCGAGCCGGAGGAAATTGCGAAGGTTGCTCTGTTCCTGGCCTCCGATGATGCAAGCTTCGTCAACGGCACGGTTGTAACCGCAGATGCGGGCTGGCTGGCTTACTAA
- a CDS encoding S-layer homology domain-containing protein, with protein sequence MSIIRRTFICLLLVSTMTGGMTAYAESYEPTGHWADTLFQWASQENIIGGYSDGSFQPDRLISEAEFLVVLYRAFDVQLDKRDTDGKINNRISTVYQLAKSWNHPIQGYTKPALRSVPITQGQTAAIIAAARGVHYEGNDNIIYLLGNGMGSSPDATLSTFKSDANLTRAEAIQWIRQLTVAGMLDIKKRPKALSDIGKLPNLATAPKPLPLFSTQPVTREDFDIIGNNPAMGVKLWESKQAIDSRFGESYQAGMIKRNQYSTFTVHYNKAGQVDSWDIASDEDHLEASKLFSTYKGIVLEKSTITDVLQQYGTAGYLKTGSAYYFYEEAEDGSYRQLDPLFNLTQIKNEKKTYSISFSFNEETSKVDFIMVNWLPYIMGHDYN encoded by the coding sequence ATGTCTATCATTCGGCGTACGTTTATTTGTCTTTTGCTGGTTTCGACTATGACTGGAGGAATGACGGCTTATGCTGAATCGTATGAGCCAACAGGTCATTGGGCAGATACGTTATTTCAATGGGCGAGCCAAGAAAATATAATAGGAGGCTATTCAGACGGAAGTTTTCAGCCGGACAGGCTTATAAGCGAGGCAGAGTTTTTAGTCGTTTTGTATCGAGCATTTGATGTCCAGTTAGACAAAAGAGACACCGATGGAAAAATAAATAATCGGATAAGCACAGTATATCAGCTTGCGAAAAGCTGGAACCATCCCATACAAGGTTACACCAAACCAGCCCTGAGGTCAGTGCCTATAACTCAAGGTCAAACAGCAGCCATTATAGCAGCGGCCAGAGGAGTTCACTACGAAGGCAACGATAATATTATTTATTTACTCGGAAATGGCATGGGAAGCAGCCCCGATGCTACATTATCGACCTTTAAATCCGATGCTAATTTAACACGCGCAGAAGCCATCCAATGGATTAGACAGTTGACCGTTGCAGGTATGCTTGACATTAAAAAACGGCCAAAAGCACTTTCTGATATCGGCAAGCTGCCGAATCTTGCAACTGCTCCCAAACCATTACCTTTATTCAGTACACAACCTGTTACAAGAGAAGACTTTGATATAATTGGAAATAATCCAGCTATGGGAGTAAAGCTTTGGGAAAGTAAACAGGCCATTGACTCCCGCTTCGGTGAATCATATCAAGCCGGTATGATTAAACGCAACCAATATTCCACTTTCACGGTTCATTATAATAAAGCAGGCCAAGTGGACTCATGGGATATAGCTAGCGATGAAGACCATTTAGAAGCGAGCAAGCTCTTCTCAACTTATAAAGGCATTGTATTGGAGAAAAGCACGATAACGGATGTTCTACAGCAATACGGAACAGCCGGCTATTTAAAAACGGGTAGCGCCTATTATTTTTATGAAGAAGCGGAAGATGGCAGTTATAGGCAGTTGGACCCCTTATTCAATCTCACACAAATTAAAAACGAAAAGAAGACCTACAGCATCTCCTTCAGCTTCAATGAAGAAACTTCAAAAGTCGATTTTATAATGGTTAATTGGCTGCCGTATATAATGGGGCACGACTACAATTAA